A window from Zingiber officinale cultivar Zhangliang chromosome 7A, Zo_v1.1, whole genome shotgun sequence encodes these proteins:
- the LOC122001875 gene encoding noroxomaritidine synthase-like has product MAGHGNEGCLFSMGLGLREVYPEFLISLLCLALFYCYYRFFFGTPTTVVPVNWPLAGMFPGLLANFHRLHDWGNELLRETGCTFSFRGPWFLDLNYIVTCDPANLQHIFNVNFQNYPKGDEFANIFDILGDGIFISDGERWRRQRAKAHALVGQRSFRSFVAAASRDKVEKGLLPLLDEVARRGSAVDLQDVFLRLTFDMTAYLVFGVDPCCLSIDFPTVPFARAMDDAMEAVLLRYTVPPAWWKWKRRHRVGESERKMAAAWREIDRFIAECVAEKRKNSDRTQTSTDLLSSYMNDVDDDQQGAEIDHKFLRDTAVNYMLAGRDTTGAALSWFFWSLSKNPTAEDKILEELKTILKERPSSGRPAVFEAEELGKMVYLHAALLEALRLFPPVPIEQKEAVGPDVLPSGQKVERGAKILVSLLAIGRMDGVWGEDCGEFRPERWISEKGRLRHEPSYKFMSFNSGPRTCLGKEVAFTQMKAAAAAVVYRFRLEAVEGHPVEPKLSIILHMKNGFKVRIKRRCASP; this is encoded by the coding sequence ATGGCTGGTCACGGCAATGAAGGCTGTTTGTTCTCCATGGGGTTAGGCCTCCGAGAAGTTTATCCGGAGTTCCTCATCTCCTTGCTCTGTCTTGCCCTCTTCTACTGTTACTACCGCTTCTTTTTCGGAACTCCGACCACCGTGGTCCCGGTGAACTGGCCGCTCGCCGGGATGTTTCCCGGTCTCCTCGCCAACTTCCACAGATTGCACGATTGGGGTAACGAGCTCCTCAGGGAGACAGGGTGCACCTTCTCCTTCCGAGGTCCCTGGTTCCTCGACCTCAACTACATCGTCACCTGCGACCCTGCCAACCTGCAGCACATCTTCAACGTCAATTTCCAAAACTATCCCAAGGGCGACGAATTCGCTAACATCTTCGACATCCTCGGCGACGGCATCTTTATCTCCGACGGGGAACGATGGAGGCGGCAACGCGCAAAGGCACACGCTCTCGTCGGCCAGAGGAGCTTCCGGTCATTCGTAGCCGCGGCCAGCCGCGACAAGGTCGAGAAGGGGCTGCTCCCGCTCCTCGACGAGGTCGCGCGACGAGGGTCGGCGGTGGACTTGCAGGACGTGTTCCTCCGACTGACCTTCGACATGACCGCCTACCTGGTCTTCGGCGTCGACCCCTGCTGCCTCTCCATAGACTTCCCGACGGTCCCATTCGCGCGGGCCATGGACGACGCCATGGAGGCCGTGCTGCTCCGCTACACCGTGCCGCCGGCGTGGTGGAAGTGGAAGAGACGGCACCGCGTCGGGGAGTCGGAGAGGAAGATGGCGGCGGCGTGGAGGGAAATAGATCGTTTCATAGCGGAATGCGTGGCGGAGAAGAGGAAGAACTCCGACCGAACCCAAACGAGCACCGATCTACTGTCGTCTTACATGAACGACGTCGACGACGACCAACAAGGAGCAGAAATCGACCACAAGTTCCTCCGCGACACGGCCGTCAACTACATGCTCGCCGGAAGGGACACCACCGGTGCAGCTCTCTCATGGTTCTTTTGGTCGCTATCCAAGAATCCCACAGCGGAAGACAAAATACTGGAGGAATTGAAGACCATATTAAAAGAACGACCGAGCTCGGGCCGGCCGGCGGTGTTCGAGGCAGAGGAGCTGGGGAAGATGGTGTACCTCCACGCCGCGCTGTTGGAGGCGCTGAGGTTGTTCCCGCCGGTTCCCATCGAGCAAAAGGAGGCGGTCGGGCCCGATGTGCTGCCGAGCGGGCAAAAGGTGGAGCGGGGCGCCAAGATCTTGGTGTCGCTCCTGGCGATCGGACGGATGGACGGGGTGTGGGGGGAGGACTGCGGCGAGTTCCGGCCGGAGCGGTGGATCTCGGAGAAGGGGCGGCTGAGGCACGAGCCTTCGTACAAGTTCATGTCCTTCAATTCGGGGCCGCGGACGTGCCTGGGGAAGGAGGTGGCCTTCACGCAGAtgaaggcggcggcggcggcggtggtgTACAGGTTCCGGCTGGAGGCGGTGGAAGGGCATCCAGTGGAGCCCAAGCTGTCGATAATCCTTCACATGAAGAACGGATTCAAGGTCAGGATCAAGAGGAGATGCGCGTCGCCATGA